The following proteins are encoded in a genomic region of Kosakonia oryzae:
- the trmN gene encoding tRNA(1)(Val) (adenine(37)-N(6))-methyltransferase TrmN codes for MSQPKAQLRRDGFTFKEFFVAHDRCAMKVGTDGLMLGAWSPVSKARHVLDIGTGSGLLALMLAQRTGPTVTIDAVELDAQAASQAQENVLASPWADRITVHEADIRQWSSENTARYDLIVSNPPYFDEGVKCATPERDRARYTTTLDHQSLLEIAATLVTEEGFFCVVLPIEASDLFTQKALNIGWHLRLRTDVAETESRLPHRVLLAFSPRAGDVFADRLAIRGPDQRYSDSYTALTQSFYLFM; via the coding sequence ATGTCTCAGCCAAAGGCTCAGTTGCGCCGTGACGGCTTCACGTTTAAAGAATTCTTTGTCGCACACGATCGTTGCGCCATGAAGGTGGGCACCGATGGTTTGATGTTGGGCGCCTGGTCGCCGGTATCGAAAGCCCGGCATGTGCTGGATATTGGCACGGGCAGCGGTCTGCTGGCGCTGATGCTGGCACAGCGAACCGGGCCGACGGTGACCATTGATGCCGTCGAGCTTGATGCGCAGGCTGCTTCGCAGGCGCAGGAAAATGTGCTGGCATCGCCGTGGGCAGATCGTATCACCGTTCACGAGGCTGATATTCGCCAGTGGAGCAGTGAGAATACCGCGCGTTACGATCTGATTGTCAGCAATCCTCCCTATTTTGACGAAGGGGTGAAATGTGCGACGCCAGAACGCGATCGTGCGCGCTATACCACTACGCTTGATCATCAGTCGTTGCTGGAAATTGCCGCCACTCTGGTGACGGAAGAGGGCTTTTTCTGCGTTGTGCTACCGATTGAAGCCAGCGATCTTTTCACACAAAAAGCGCTTAATATCGGCTGGCATTTACGTTTGCGAACCGATGTGGCGGAAACGGAAAGCCGTTTGCCGCATCGTGTCTTGCTGGCGTTCTCGCCGCGTGCCGGTGACGTGTTCGCCGACCGGCTGGCGATTCGCGGGCCGGACCAGCGCTATTCCGACAGTTACACCGCGCTGACCCAGAGCTTCTACTTGTTTATGTAA
- the nadB gene encoding L-aspartate oxidase, with protein MKTTPELSCDVLVVGSGAAGLSVALRLAAQQHNVIVLSKGPISEGSTFYAQGGIAAVFDETDSVESHVEDTLIAGAGIVERHAAEFVASNARSCVQWLIDQGVLFDTEIAANGESSYHLTREGGHSHRRILHAADATGKAVENTLVSKAINHPNIRVLERCNAVDLIISDKIGLPGTRRVVGAWVWNRNKEQVETCQAKAVVLATGGASKVYQYTTNPDISSGDGIAMAWRAGCRVANLEFNQFHPTALFHPQARSFLLSEALRGEGAWLKRPDGTRFMPDFDPRGELAPRDVVARAIDHEMKRLGVDCMYLDISHKPAEFIRHHFPMIYEKLLGLGIDLTKEPVPIVPAAHYTCGGVMVDDRGRSDVDGLYAIGEVSYTGLHGANRMASNSLLECLVYGWSAAEDIARRMPHVHAIPALPAWDESRVDDADERVILQHNWHELRLFMWDYVGIVRTTKRLERAMRRITLLQQEIDEYYANFRVSNNLLELRNLVQVAELIVRCAMQRKESRGLHYTLDYPEQLAESGPTVLSPRSYINK; from the coding sequence ATGAAAACAACGCCTGAACTCTCCTGTGATGTATTGGTGGTCGGCAGCGGTGCCGCCGGCCTTTCCGTGGCATTACGTCTGGCAGCACAACAGCACAACGTTATCGTCTTAAGTAAGGGGCCAATCAGTGAAGGCTCAACATTTTATGCTCAGGGCGGCATTGCCGCCGTATTTGACGAAACAGACAGCGTTGAATCCCATGTGGAAGATACGCTGATTGCTGGCGCAGGAATTGTTGAACGTCACGCGGCGGAATTTGTCGCCAGCAATGCCCGTTCCTGCGTACAGTGGCTTATCGATCAGGGGGTATTATTTGACACCGAGATCGCCGCTAATGGCGAGTCCAGTTACCATTTGACGCGCGAAGGCGGGCACAGCCATCGCCGCATCCTTCATGCCGCCGATGCCACCGGTAAAGCGGTGGAAAATACCCTGGTCAGCAAGGCCATCAACCACCCGAATATTCGCGTACTCGAACGTTGCAATGCGGTGGATTTGATTATTTCGGACAAAATCGGGCTGCCGGGTACGCGCCGCGTTGTAGGCGCCTGGGTGTGGAACCGAAATAAAGAACAGGTGGAAACTTGCCAGGCAAAGGCGGTGGTGCTGGCGACCGGCGGTGCATCGAAAGTTTATCAATACACCACTAACCCGGATATCTCCTCCGGTGACGGTATCGCCATGGCGTGGCGCGCCGGTTGCCGGGTGGCGAACCTGGAGTTTAACCAGTTCCATCCCACCGCACTGTTTCATCCGCAGGCGCGCAGCTTCCTGCTCAGCGAAGCGCTGCGCGGTGAAGGAGCCTGGTTGAAACGTCCGGACGGTACGCGTTTCATGCCGGATTTTGATCCACGTGGCGAACTGGCACCGCGTGATGTCGTCGCCCGCGCTATCGATCATGAAATGAAGCGCCTCGGCGTGGACTGCATGTATCTCGATATCAGCCATAAACCCGCCGAATTTATTCGTCATCATTTCCCGATGATTTATGAAAAATTGCTGGGTCTGGGAATCGATTTGACCAAAGAACCCGTGCCGATTGTGCCTGCTGCGCATTACACCTGCGGCGGCGTGATGGTTGACGATCGCGGGCGTAGCGATGTCGATGGTCTCTATGCCATTGGTGAAGTGAGCTACACCGGCCTGCATGGCGCGAATCGCATGGCTTCGAATTCACTGCTTGAATGTCTGGTGTACGGTTGGTCGGCGGCGGAAGACATTGCTCGTCGCATGCCACATGTGCATGCCATTCCGGCCCTGCCCGCCTGGGATGAAAGCCGCGTCGACGACGCCGATGAGCGGGTAATCCTGCAACATAACTGGCACGAACTGCGTCTGTTTATGTGGGACTACGTGGGTATCGTGCGCACCACAAAACGACTCGAACGCGCCATGCGCCGCATTACCTTATTGCAGCAGGAAATTGACGAGTACTACGCCAATTTCCGCGTCTCCAATAATCTGCTGGAGTTGCGTAACCTGGTACAGGTAGCCGAGCTGATTGTACGCTGCGCGATGCAGCGCAAAGAGAGCCGCGGATTGCATTACACGCTGGATTACCCCGAGCAGCTTGCGGAATCCGGCCCGACGGTGCTTTCGCCGCGCAGTTACATAAACAAGTAG